The Candidatus Cloacimonadota bacterium genome includes a region encoding these proteins:
- a CDS encoding single-stranded DNA-binding protein yields MNSITITGNLGKECETRALSDGTPVVSFSVADTYMKGGDKHTIWWNCAIFGKRGESLAPYLSKGQQVTVIGSVTEREWTDKDGQKRKSMDVRVNDIALQGGKPSGESASAPRQAPAKRIQNDPYDDNLIPF; encoded by the coding sequence ATGAACTCAATCACTATCACAGGCAATCTAGGCAAAGAATGTGAAACCCGCGCACTGTCAGATGGTACACCCGTTGTATCGTTCTCGGTAGCAGACACCTACATGAAAGGTGGCGACAAACACACTATCTGGTGGAATTGCGCCATATTTGGCAAGCGCGGGGAATCACTAGCACCCTACCTATCAAAAGGCCAGCAAGTGACCGTTATCGGCTCTGTAACCGAGCGCGAATGGACAGATAAAGACGGTCAAAAGCGCAAGAGCATGGATGTGCGAGTAAACGACATTGCCCTACAGGGTGGAAAACCTAGCGGTGAATCAGCTAGCGCACCACGTCAAGCACCAGCAAAAAGAATTCAAAACGATCCTTACGACGACAACCTAATACCTTTTTAG
- a CDS encoding DUF1071 domain-containing protein produces MNIETLLKTNVNEHTEKKANLTYLSWAWAWAEALKADPKVSYKVEMFGDKCYMDIHGTCMVWVTVTMFEKAMTCQLPVMDHRNKAISSPDAFQVNTAIMRCMTKALSLHGLGLYIYAGEDLPEGEEAPDTKKDTKVTIIPASPKTETLGISADRLAIIQLCAENIKEHFAKDNIIDAYGEKMGITDGEEAIALHNLLPSNIRTAIRNHHLSLKEKAEA; encoded by the coding sequence GTGAATGAACACACGGAAAAGAAAGCAAACCTAACCTATCTATCGTGGGCTTGGGCTTGGGCTGAAGCATTGAAAGCTGACCCTAAAGTGTCCTACAAAGTAGAAATGTTTGGCGATAAATGCTACATGGACATTCACGGCACTTGCATGGTTTGGGTAACTGTCACCATGTTTGAAAAGGCTATGACCTGCCAGTTACCCGTAATGGATCATCGCAACAAAGCCATATCAAGCCCTGATGCCTTCCAAGTCAATACCGCCATTATGCGCTGTATGACCAAGGCGTTATCCCTGCATGGTTTGGGCTTGTATATCTATGCTGGCGAAGATTTGCCAGAGGGTGAAGAAGCACCTGACACAAAGAAAGATACCAAAGTAACCATTATCCCTGCAAGCCCTAAAACTGAAACACTTGGAATCAGTGCAGACCGTTTGGCAATCATTCAGCTATGCGCCGAAAACATCAAAGAGCATTTTGCAAAAGATAACATCATTGATGCTTATGGCGAAAAAATGGGAATCACAGACGGAGAAGAAGCTATTGCTTTGCACAATTTATTACCGTCAAACATTCGCACAGCAATTCGTAACCATCATCTATCACTTAAAGAGAAAGCAGAGGCATAA